A segment of the Aridibaculum aurantiacum genome:
GCCGCGACACAGTGTGGTATTCGATTACAGAGAACACAGCTACCAGTTGTTCGTTGCTGAAGGATACTGCAATGGTGATCATGATTGTGAACAACAGGCCACCGGTTTCTACAGCAGATAGCTATACCATTAATGCATGTGAGGCTACAGAGATCAGCCCGCTGCTAAATGATATGGATCCTGAATTTGGTGTGCTGCGTATAGAGATTGTTACACAACCATCAACAGGTGTGGCGGAATTGACGAACAATAATTCGCAGATACTTTATATACCACCGGCAGGAGTTAATAACGCAGTTACCTCATTTACCTATAGAGCTTGTGATAATCAAAATCCATCGCTTTGTGGTAACACGGTCACAGTCTCTCTTACCATTCGACCTATGCCAACCGTGAACAATGCACCGGTTACGGTAAGAGATACGTTCAGAACGGATATGGGTGCGCTGCTGTACGCGGATGTACTGACAAATGACTCAGATCCTGATGGCCATGAATTTAAACTGCCGGTAGATGTGGTAACACAGCCGGTACATGGTACAGTAGTGCCAATGGAAAATGGTTTGATGTTGTACACACCAAACCCTACTTACTACGGTATCGATAGTTTCCAGTACCGGATCACAGACAGTATCATAACGCTGAATGGCTGTCCGCCACCAGCATCATTAAGTGCTACTGAATGGGCTATCATCATTGTACAGGATGCACCGATTGCTACCTGGGAACGAGTGGCTACTGGCAGGGGAGTACCAGTTATTATCAATGTATTGGACAATGATATTTTTGGCGCACACGGTCCAAGAACAGGAAGGATTGCAATAGCAATGTCACCATCAAGGGGTGCAAGTGAAGTGCTCAACAACGGATCATCTACCCAGGCTGGAAATACAATACGTTATACACCTCAAAACGGTTTCTCTGGGTTGGATTCACTCATTTACCTGATATGCGATAACAAGAATACCTGTGACACCGCGATAGTATATATATGGGTAGGTGCAGACTCTGATAGCGATGGCGTGCCTGACGAGATAGATATAGATGATGACAATGACGGTATACCGGATTATGTAGAGGTTTGCGGGGCAGGTGCTACCGGCTTCTCGTGTACGCCAAATGGCTCAGATCCTTCTGCGGATGATGATGGAGATGGTGTCATCAATTACAAAGACGCCAAGTGGTGTGTACTGAATTCAGCAGGCACATGTGCCTTCCTGGATACTGATGGAGATGGTGTACCAGATTACCTGGATAAGGATAGTGACAATGATGGTATACCAGATGTTATAGAGGCGTTGGGTGTAGATGCAAATGGTGATGGTATCATTGACAACTTCTGCGATAGGGATGGCGATGGTTTATCAGATAATGTAGATGCCAATCTTTCTGGCGCAGCCAACAGTGGCCAGGGATTAGGAGCACCTGATTTTGATAACGATGGTATACCTAACTCTAAAGATTTGGATAGTGATAATGATGGTATTCCAGACATTGTAGAAGCTTACGCTATTGATGCCAACAATGATGGCAGGGTAGACAATTTTGTAGATAATGATGGAGACGGTTGGAGTAACCAGTATGACGGCGATGCCAACGGAGACTTTATTGTAGAAAACCTGCAAGGTGTACTTATTCTTACAGCACCGCAAGACTATGGAGGAGACTGCATGCTACCGCTGAATGGAAGAGCTACCTGTTATACACTTAGAGGAAATGCAGATAATCATGGATATCCAAACTTCATAGACTTGGATAGTGATGGAGATGGCATAACAGATGCAACAGAAAGTGGCATTACCGCAACCAGCTACAACCGTGGAATGGTTACCGGCTGTACGCTGGCGAATGGATGGTGTTCTTCAGTACGTGCATTAAATTTTTTATTGCTCAGGAACACCGACACACATGGCAGACCAGATGTGTATGATATAGACTCAGACAATGACGGTATAACCGATAATGTGGAAGCACAACCAACCAGCAGTTATATAGTTCCTACAGATGTGGACACGGATGGTGATGGGCTGGTGAATGTATACGACTTCTTCAACGGCATTGGTGGAAACGGATTGACACCGTATGATCATGATGCTGATGGTGTGCCTGATTACCGTGATACAGATACGGATAATGATGGAGCACCTGATAGGAATGAAGGCGACATGCGTTTCTTGACATTTGCTCAAACCACCATTAACTCAGACACTGACCTGGATGGTGATGGACTGATGGATTGTTTCGATATCCACGACCTGCGAGCAGCCAGGTGCGGCACTACATTTATGAATGTGGGTATGAGTAATATGGGTCCTACAGGTAACTACGATGGACCTTCGCCTGGCGGTTCTACCATTCAGCTGGTAAAATCAGTAAGTACTGCAGCGGACCGTGATTGGAGGAACTCTACTACGTTACCGTTAAACATCATTAGTTTCAATGGTAAGCTGGTAAGTAATGTGGCTAACCTGGTTTGGAAAGTAGAAAACGAGCAGGAAGTAGATAAGTATATAGTGGAGCGTAGCAGCGATGGAGTGAACTTTGGTGCAGAAGGTATTCGCTTGTCCAACAATAGCAATACAGCTACCTACACCTTTGCCGATGACCTGTCACTATACGTACACAACGTAGTGTACTACCGCATTCGCCAGGTTAATAAGGATGGCCAGTATTTCCATACGAAAACAATCATGTTCAGCTTTAGCAAAGACATTGCTTTGGTTGCTACAGTATATCCAAACCCGGTAATAGATAAGCTAACAGTTACTATTCCATCATTGTCACCTCAGCAAGGCACTATAGTGATAGCAGATGCTTCAGGTAAAACAGTAATGATGAAAAAGGTGGAACTGGAAAAAGGCGAAAATAGGATATTGATGGAAGGGGTGGAAAGACTTTCGAAAGGCGTTTACCTGGTGCAGGTACGAACAGCAGAGATCAGTTCGAACATCAAGGTAGTAAAGCAGTAGGATTTGTTTGATTTCCTATAAAAAGGCTGGGGTTCGTCCCCGGCTTTTTTCTTTACCGGATGCTGCTGCGGCACAACTTTAGTACAACATGAACAATATATTTCCAATGAAAAATTCAATTAAAACACTTATTGTGGCTACTGTATTTTGTATACAGGCCAATGCTCAACAACCAGATAGTAGCCTTACAGGTACTACGGTAAATTCCAATGTAGTCGTAGATACTATGTTGCCTACCCAGGTGGTAAGGGTAAAAAATCTAAAATTTAAAGAAACTACATCATCACCTTACAAGCTAAATTGGAAAGCTGATGTACCCATAATAGCAGGTGGTATAGGCTTGACTGCTTTGGGTGTAAAAAGAATAGCGGACCGAAGAGACCTGACACCTGCAGAACTTGCCCAGAAAACCGCCGATAATGTTCCCTGGTTCGATCGGCATAGTGCCGGGTGGTTTGATAAGCGTGCTGATGATATCAGCTATCCGCCGTTCCAGGCTTCATTTGCGATGCCGCTTTTAGTAGGGGTATTAAATAAAAACATGAGGCAGGACTATGGCAAGTTGATGGTAATGTACCTGGAAACGATGGCCATTACCGGCGCATTGTTTACCAATACAGCTTCCATAGCAGGACGTGCCAGGCCATTTGTATATACCGATAAAAATGGTAATGCAGCTCCCGAGGTAGACGAAGCTTATAGAAGAAGTGGAAATAACCAGCGCTCATTTTATGCAGGACATACTGCTGCAACTGCTGCTGCAACGTTCTTCACTGCAAAAACCTTCAGCGATCTGAATCCAAATTCAAAGGCTCGTGTGTATGTTTGGATAGGGGCTGCTGCTGTACCTGCTTTTGTTGGTTATATGAGGCACAAAGCAGGCATGCATTTCTTAAGTGATAATATTATAGGTTATGCAGTTGGCGCTGCCACAGGTATTCTTGTTCCGCATTTCCATAAAGTAAAAGTGAAGAACTTGTCAGTGACACCGCAAGCAGGAGGGAGGTACAACGGGCTGCTGGTAAGGTATAAGTTGTAAGGATACGGTTCAAATGATAAGTACCGCCGGGCCACAATGCCCGGCTTTTTTTATGCGATCATATAAACTTGCAGCAGGATTATGTTAGGGATAAAGGTTCGCCTGTATGACCGTCCAAGTAGAACAATTTTTCTCAACATATGTAATCTTACTTTCCTAGTTGGATAGGAGGCAAGAAGGCAAGTTGCCGAATAAGCAGGTTGCTATAGAAAGTGAGGCTTGCAATTTGACCATGCTATCTAAACTGCCTGCAGTTTTTATAGTTGGTGAGGCTTCAATATTCTAAACAAGAGAAGGATAGGAAAAAAGAGTGTTACAATAAAAAAGAGCTACAGCATTGGCTATAGCTCTTTATTTATATTGAGAAGAAACTTCTTAGCTCCTTAAGTTGGTATCCACTTTTACCTGCGATATCACTTTCTCTTTCGTTTGATTTTTCTTGGTAGTATATGCCATGAATATTGCTACTGCCGATCCTGCGCTTACATTACCAATAATGGCTGTCAGGTATACAAACAGTACCAATCCATCGGTTTTTCCATCGTCGGCATGAGCTGGCGTATTCTCCATTACTTGTTCTGCGGGGCCAGCACTTACAATACCTGTAGGAAACATCATCAATACAATAAATGCAATAATGCAGGAAAGTATAACACCACCTACAGTAACTATGTGTCCTGCAGTAAGCAGCAAGTTAGTATTGGGATTTTCATTCTTACGACTGGTGAATAACAACATGTATATGATAATACCTATCATGAACAGGAAATTGCCCACGAATAGCCACCATGTATCCTGGTAATTTGCGCTGTATATGAAGTAGGTCATAGGGATGGCAAAGCCTACGGCGCATAGCAGTGAAAATAGCAGTACGGTTGATAGTTTGATTTTTTGAAACATAACGCTTTCTTTTGATGATAGAACTTCATGTTCATGTATAAAAACATCATTCCATAGGAGATGGATATAGATTTGGGAATAGACTATTTTTTTTCTGGAGCGGTATGTTTATCTACATGATTTCCCCTCTGATAGTGCGGTAGCAGGTATTCTAAGGTAAAAATCTTGATGTGCCTGTAATATTTGATAAATCTCTTCCTGGCTCTAAATGATTGAAGCCAAACCAGTTACCCGTGATAATGTTGAAATATTTCAACACCACGTGCTTTTTTGTTTAAAAGATCATACCATCAATAGCAATAAGTTGAAACCATATCCGTTATACAAGCAGTTTTTGTTGCAAATTCCATTGAAACCCCTGCAATGGATTCATTGCTTGATTAGGATCATTTATGAACCCCGAATGAACATGATCAGGAAATGATTAATGCTCCCGGATCACCCGGGAGTATTTTATTTATACAGCACGACATATTATTTAGAGGGTTACACAATATTTTTTTCAATGCTTCGTTTTAGTGGGGAGGTTTTTAAACCTTACTTCAATCCAATATTTGCAAGACCATTCAATTATTTGATCCAGGTATATCTATGAAGAACCAACGAAATAGACCCTGATCGAATGTTGAATAAGACGAGCCTCCTGTTTTTCCAGGAGGCTTTTTTATTATATAATTTCCAATTCTCCTTTTATTTAGTCCGATAGGAGCTTATCTTAGCCCTCAACAAGTAGCTGATTTTAACTTTGTTGCAACTAAATCGAAATTTGCCACATCTCTACATGTTAACCAACCTCAACCCTTGAAAAGCAGGAGTATATCTGGTGCTTTTTAGGAGCCACTAGAAGAACCACCCTCCAAATTTTCTGGACATTGGCCACAAGGGCTTGTTATAATTACATTTCAATTTGATCTTATGAGTAATTCTACATGTAAAAATTTATTGCGACTATCATCAGTTGCTTCCTGGCGAAAAACGGGAGGTTGGGGCCTGTTGCTGTTCGCCCTGTTTCAGTTGATGTCTTTGGGAGTGCAGGCGCAAACCTATAATTGTCCTACTTCAGGTACTACTACTGGTGGACATAAGGTTGTGTTTAACGGCGTTACTTATGCCGGCAGTGGTTCAAATACCACTTCACAATTCTCTTATACAATAACTTCAGGTTATTCACCTAGCATTAGTCATTTCAAATTTGGTACAGAAGGTTGTACTAACTGTTTTGATGATGCTTCCGATTTTGCCGGAACAACAGGTGGAACTCCATCATATGGAACTGATCCCCATACCAAGCTTTGTGGAATAAAATTCGATAATGGTATTAATGGAGGAAGCAGCAAAACTGTTACTTTCAAACTTAAAGGATATTATAGTGTTGGTACTATAAAATTCGCAGTTAAAGCAGGACAAAACGTAGAATACGTCGATATATGCGGTCCTATTTGTTCAACTCCGCCTCCTGTTAATAACTCAAGCATTGGCGACTTTGTTTGGAACGATCTAAATAAAAACGGGAAACAGGATGCAGGTGAGCCTGGCATAGCTAATGCTACGGTAACGCTTACACTTCCCGGCGGATTAACAAGGAATACGACAACCAACAATGATGGCTTCTATCAGTTTACTGGACTAAGTTCCGGAACATACCGCGTTACCTTTAGCACTCCTGCTGGTTTCACACCTTCACCTTCTAACGTAGGCGATGATACAAAAGATAGCGATCCGGTAAATGGCAGTGTATCTGTAACACTAAATAGTAACAACCAAGTTAACAATACTATAGACGCTGGTTTTTATCAAAGCACGCCAACAGGCACAGGCAAGATTGGTGATTTTGTTTGGAATGACCTGGATAAAGATGGTATCCAGGACAATGGTGAGCCTGGAATAAGCGGGGTAACTGTTACCTTAACAGGAAATGGCCTTACGCTTACCACCACTACTGATGGTAACGGTAAATATCAATTCAATAACCTTCCTGCCGGGCAGTATACTATTACATTTACTACTCCTTCCGGCTTAACTCCTTCTCCTGCTAAACAAGGAGGAAATGATGCTAAGGATAGCGACCCTTCTGGTGGAAGTGTAATTATAAACCTTGCTGCTGGTCAAACCAATAATAATATTGATGCTGGCTTCTATGATGCAAGCACACCAGGCTCAGGTAAGATTGGAAACTTTGTATGGAATGATTTAAATAAGAACGGTATCCAGGATGCTGGAGAACAAGGTATTTCGAACGTTACAGTTACACTTACTTCAGCAAGTGGAGCGCCTACGACTACCACTACAAATGCAAATGGATACTACCAGTTTGTTGGCTTAAACAGCGGCAATTATACAATTACTTTCACTACCCCTAATGGTTTTACGCCTACTGTGTCTAATGCAGGTAGTAATGATGAAGTGGATAGCGACCCAACCAATGGTTCAGTTACAGTTAACCTGGCCAATGGTCAAATAG
Coding sequences within it:
- a CDS encoding phosphatase PAP2 family protein, which gives rise to MKNSIKTLIVATVFCIQANAQQPDSSLTGTTVNSNVVVDTMLPTQVVRVKNLKFKETTSSPYKLNWKADVPIIAGGIGLTALGVKRIADRRDLTPAELAQKTADNVPWFDRHSAGWFDKRADDISYPPFQASFAMPLLVGVLNKNMRQDYGKLMVMYLETMAITGALFTNTASIAGRARPFVYTDKNGNAAPEVDEAYRRSGNNQRSFYAGHTAATAAATFFTAKTFSDLNPNSKARVYVWIGAAAVPAFVGYMRHKAGMHFLSDNIIGYAVGAATGILVPHFHKVKVKNLSVTPQAGGRYNGLLVRYKL